One segment of Vicia villosa cultivar HV-30 ecotype Madison, WI unplaced genomic scaffold, Vvil1.0 ctg.001287F_1_1, whole genome shotgun sequence DNA contains the following:
- the LOC131634379 gene encoding uncharacterized protein LOC131634379 isoform X2 produces the protein MEFRPRDYKTENESHALPRARADAHPLSCPLPPLTQVNDAVVGGNADFYDPLRGGIDNDAKSTPLDPDNLSETSGDQPIKEWTSFRRLLMQRFPVSKMVSLSSMPDVLMRSGKSHDKSSTSMHLEELDDPKKFADEGVKVITWQEYVSRLHELKDEITRSWLADNRVTSLRLSIKVAKLMVDTSVSEFYSTLFVLVTDIMDMLGDLVWKRIKQKAEFTEDGALLCNLAGYLVTCVNDLKVILTQTLATNESNLGSFQNNKKLQISLMEPTIEYIMKCIFIGLSQRRVNDVLSELGLMKNQQNFGTVSCVSLVLHHLLKELPIEVVSSNVVHILHLIEFNNDNSFPQHLNYRLLGFRLYEGKCPVDIVNAVLDKVMQVIAAYKNLDEYLKVIDAYADLILQNQMDNHLDIILRGISERASNGVTIDEMSSLQSLLVKLLSHFECLEDVFCLNHFPEILDILHGKSQDAVFLHILNMATRSGRIRDPTSIQLLFEISRTLHDNMEFINAKNDDSQVARSVSRFVQMVDYGAEMEHHLAFLVDCRASFGRFNELKETLVHSSNSLAILSLQCAKKDLSFFKSCVTFSEVTIPSISGQRQFDLFLETAEVAFLGGLVSHVDGLIDSGISCLHILDRVDGFRTPADVEGLVSSIRKLCGFLIMVPGNISLPITYFPNNLFSLISSQSWFDPKMKTQIFSAILLLLTTLSQKTLPYHANTQIPGNDMLYYGDSSYKQELDSLSKVVLENLLCAVQQEPSQPARGSMALEACNCIASSFMQSNELSSICHTLIGTAKSCLNAQDRCLQSTIRHVNKQLPTLAGAMVSTSV, from the exons ATGGAGTTCAGACCTCGTGATTACAAAACTGAGAATGAATCTCACGCGCTTCCTCGCGCACGCGCCGACGCTCACCCTCTCTCTTGTCCACTTCCACCCCTTACACAG GTTAACGATGCTGTGGTTGGTGGGAATGCTGATTTCTATGATCCACTGAGGGGAGGAATTGATAATGATGCAAAATCTACTCCTCTTGATCCCGACAATTTGAGTGAAACTTCTGGTGATCAGCCAATAAAGGAATGGACCTCTTTCAGGAGACTACTTATGCAGAGGTTTCCTGTTTCAAAAATGGTCTCCCTTTCCTCA ATGCCCGATGTTTTAATGAGAAGTGGAAAAT CACATGACAAATCTTCAACAAGTATGCACTTGGAGGAACTAGATGATCCTAAAAAATTTGCAGACGAGGGTGTCAAGGTGATTACTTGGCAGGAGTATGTTTCTCGACTACACGAGCTCAAAGATGAAATTACCCGCTCTTGGCTTGCTGATAACCGAGTAACATCCTTAAGGTTATCTATAAAG GTTGCTAAGCTTATGGTGGATACATCAGTATCTGAGTTTTATTCCACTCTATTTGTCCTTGTCACAGATATCATGGACATGCTTGGGGACTTAGTTTGGAAGCGCATAAAGCAGAAAGCAGAATTTACTGAAGATGGAGCTTTACTCTGCAACTTGGCAG GCTATCTTGTTACTTGTGTTAATGATCTCAAAGTTATTTTGACACAAACCTTAGCTACCAATGAAAGTAATCTTGGAAGtttccaaaataacaaaaaattgcAAATCAGTCTTATGGAACCAACCATTGAGTACATTATGAAGTGTATATTTATTGGGTTATCTCAG AGACGAGTCAATGACGTTCTATCAGAGCTTGGATTAATGAAAAATCAACAGAATTTTGGGACTGTTTCATGTGTTTCGCTTGTTCTTCATCATTTACTGAAGGAACTCCCTATTGAAGTTGTCAGTTCAAATGTTGTGCATATCCTTCATCTAATTGAATTTAACAATGATAATTCCTTTCCACAG CACCTGAATTACAGATTGCTTGGGTTCAGGCTGTACGAAGGGAAATGCCCAGTTGACATTGTCAATGCCGTGTTAGATAAAGTTATGCAG GTTATTGCCGCATACAAGAATCTTGATGAGTACCTGAAAGTCATAGATGCTTATGCCGATCTTATACTTCAGAATCAAATG GataatcatttggacatcatttTGAGAGGCATTTCAGAGCGTGCTTCGAATGGAGTTACAATAGATGAAATGTCAAGCTTGCAATCTCTCTTGGTGAAACTTCTGTCTCATTTTGAGTGTTTGGAAGATGTGTTTTGTCTG AATCATTTTCCTGAAATCTTGGACATATTGCATGGGAAATCACAGGATGCtgtctttttgcacatccttaaTATGGCAACGAG GAGTGGCCGTATTAGGGACCCAACAAGCATACAGTTGCTTTTTGAAATTTCTCGGACTCTACATGATAATATGGAATTTATAAATGCAAAGAATGATGATAGCCAAGTGGCACGATCAGTATCTCGCTTTGTGCAAATG GTAGATTATGGAGCAGAGATGGAACACCATTTAGCATTTCTGGTTGATTGCCGGGCATCTTTTGGCAGATTCAATGAGCTTAAG GAAACTCTCGTTCACTCCAGCAATTCTTTAGCAATTCTGTCTTTGCAATGTGCTAAGAAAGATCTGAGTTTTTTCAAGTCATGTGTTACATTTAGTGAAGTTACAATACCTTCTATCTCTGGTCAGAGACAATTTGATCTTTTTCTAGAGACTGCAGAG GTAGCATTCTTAGGGGGCTTGGTTTCTCATGTAGATGGATTAATTGATTCTGGAATCAGCTGTTTGCATATCTTGGACAGAGTTGATG GCTTTCGAACTCCAGCTGATGTTGAAGGACTAGTTTCATCTATTAGAAAGCTGTGTGGCTTCTTAATTATGGTCCCAG GTAATATTAGTCTACCGATTACCTATTTCCCAAATAACTTATTTTCATTGATCAGCTCCCAATCATG GTTTGACCCAAAAATGAAGACACAGATTTTTTCTGCTATCCTATTATTATTGACAACTTTATCGCAAAAGACTCTGCCATATCATGCAAATACACAG ATACCTGGCAATGACATGTTATACTACGGGGATTCGTCTTACAagcaagaacttgattcattgtCAAAGGTTGTTCTTGAGAACCTACTTTGTGCCGTTCAACAAGAACCTTCCCAG CCTGCTCGAGGAAGTATGGCACTCGAAGCTTGCAATTGCATTGCATCATCTTTCATG CAAAGCAATGAACTGTCCTCTATTTGCCATACACTGATTGGAACAGCAAAGTCGTGTTTGAATGCCCAAGACAGATGCCTCCAGTCAACTATTCGACATGTAAACAAGCAATTACCAACTTTGGCAGGGGCCATGGTGTCTACTTCTGTGTGA
- the LOC131634379 gene encoding uncharacterized protein LOC131634379 isoform X3, with translation MDLFQETTYAEVSCFKNGLPFLTHDKSSTSMHLEELDDPKKFADEGVKVITWQEYVSRLHELKDEITRSWLADNRVTSLRLSIKVAKLMVDTSVSEFYSTLFVLVTDIMDMLGDLVWKRIKQKAEFTEDGALLCNLAENFEASDICADAKETCYNWFSKIGAVQDLLPRIYLELAILPCRRFLLDQPTDSLQRLVMMTRGLGDPVASAYCRLYMAHCAQKLPSHDIGYLVTCVNDLKVILTQTLATNESNLGSFQNNKKLQISLMEPTIEYIMKCIFIGLSQRRVNDVLSELGLMKNQQNFGTVSCVSLVLHHLLKELPIEVVSSNVVHILHLIEFNNDNSFPQHLNYRLLGFRLYEGKCPVDIVNAVLDKVMQVIAAYKNLDEYLKVIDAYADLILQNQMDNHLDIILRGISERASNGVTIDEMSSLQSLLVKLLSHFECLEDVFCLNHFPEILDILHGKSQDAVFLHILNMATRSGRIRDPTSIQLLFEISRTLHDNMEFINAKNDDSQVARSVSRFVQMVDYGAEMEHHLAFLVDCRASFGRFNELKETLVHSSNSLAILSLQCAKKDLSFFKSCVTFSEVTIPSISGQRQFDLFLETAEVAFLGGLVSHVDGLIDSGISCLHILDRVDGFRTPADVEGLVSSIRKLCGFLIMVPGNISLPITYFPNNLFSLISSQSWFDPKMKTQIFSAILLLLTTLSQKTLPYHANTQIPGNDMLYYGDSSYKQELDSLSKVVLENLLCAVQQEPSQPARGSMALEACNCIASSFMQSNELSSICHTLIGTAKSCLNAQDRCLQSTIRHVNKQLPTLAGAMVSTSV, from the exons ATGGACCTCTTTCAGGAGACTACTTATGCAGAGGTTTCCTGTTTCAAAAATGGTCTCCCTTTCCTCA CACATGACAAATCTTCAACAAGTATGCACTTGGAGGAACTAGATGATCCTAAAAAATTTGCAGACGAGGGTGTCAAGGTGATTACTTGGCAGGAGTATGTTTCTCGACTACACGAGCTCAAAGATGAAATTACCCGCTCTTGGCTTGCTGATAACCGAGTAACATCCTTAAGGTTATCTATAAAG GTTGCTAAGCTTATGGTGGATACATCAGTATCTGAGTTTTATTCCACTCTATTTGTCCTTGTCACAGATATCATGGACATGCTTGGGGACTTAGTTTGGAAGCGCATAAAGCAGAAAGCAGAATTTACTGAAGATGGAGCTTTACTCTGCAACTTGGCAG AAAACTTTGAAGCCAGCGATATCTGCGCTGATGCCAAAGAAACTTGTTATAACTGGTTCAGCAAAATTGGTGCTGTGCAAGATCTTCTTCCACGCAT TTACTTGGAGCTGGCAATATTGCCTTGCCGGCGTTTTCTTCTCGACCAGCCTACTGACAGTCTCCAACGCTTAGTGATGATGACAAGAGGATTAGGAGATCCAGTGGCATCTGCATATTGCCGTCTATATATGGCTCATTGTGCTCAGAAGCTGCCATCACATGACATAG GCTATCTTGTTACTTGTGTTAATGATCTCAAAGTTATTTTGACACAAACCTTAGCTACCAATGAAAGTAATCTTGGAAGtttccaaaataacaaaaaattgcAAATCAGTCTTATGGAACCAACCATTGAGTACATTATGAAGTGTATATTTATTGGGTTATCTCAG AGACGAGTCAATGACGTTCTATCAGAGCTTGGATTAATGAAAAATCAACAGAATTTTGGGACTGTTTCATGTGTTTCGCTTGTTCTTCATCATTTACTGAAGGAACTCCCTATTGAAGTTGTCAGTTCAAATGTTGTGCATATCCTTCATCTAATTGAATTTAACAATGATAATTCCTTTCCACAG CACCTGAATTACAGATTGCTTGGGTTCAGGCTGTACGAAGGGAAATGCCCAGTTGACATTGTCAATGCCGTGTTAGATAAAGTTATGCAG GTTATTGCCGCATACAAGAATCTTGATGAGTACCTGAAAGTCATAGATGCTTATGCCGATCTTATACTTCAGAATCAAATG GataatcatttggacatcatttTGAGAGGCATTTCAGAGCGTGCTTCGAATGGAGTTACAATAGATGAAATGTCAAGCTTGCAATCTCTCTTGGTGAAACTTCTGTCTCATTTTGAGTGTTTGGAAGATGTGTTTTGTCTG AATCATTTTCCTGAAATCTTGGACATATTGCATGGGAAATCACAGGATGCtgtctttttgcacatccttaaTATGGCAACGAG GAGTGGCCGTATTAGGGACCCAACAAGCATACAGTTGCTTTTTGAAATTTCTCGGACTCTACATGATAATATGGAATTTATAAATGCAAAGAATGATGATAGCCAAGTGGCACGATCAGTATCTCGCTTTGTGCAAATG GTAGATTATGGAGCAGAGATGGAACACCATTTAGCATTTCTGGTTGATTGCCGGGCATCTTTTGGCAGATTCAATGAGCTTAAG GAAACTCTCGTTCACTCCAGCAATTCTTTAGCAATTCTGTCTTTGCAATGTGCTAAGAAAGATCTGAGTTTTTTCAAGTCATGTGTTACATTTAGTGAAGTTACAATACCTTCTATCTCTGGTCAGAGACAATTTGATCTTTTTCTAGAGACTGCAGAG GTAGCATTCTTAGGGGGCTTGGTTTCTCATGTAGATGGATTAATTGATTCTGGAATCAGCTGTTTGCATATCTTGGACAGAGTTGATG GCTTTCGAACTCCAGCTGATGTTGAAGGACTAGTTTCATCTATTAGAAAGCTGTGTGGCTTCTTAATTATGGTCCCAG GTAATATTAGTCTACCGATTACCTATTTCCCAAATAACTTATTTTCATTGATCAGCTCCCAATCATG GTTTGACCCAAAAATGAAGACACAGATTTTTTCTGCTATCCTATTATTATTGACAACTTTATCGCAAAAGACTCTGCCATATCATGCAAATACACAG ATACCTGGCAATGACATGTTATACTACGGGGATTCGTCTTACAagcaagaacttgattcattgtCAAAGGTTGTTCTTGAGAACCTACTTTGTGCCGTTCAACAAGAACCTTCCCAG CCTGCTCGAGGAAGTATGGCACTCGAAGCTTGCAATTGCATTGCATCATCTTTCATG CAAAGCAATGAACTGTCCTCTATTTGCCATACACTGATTGGAACAGCAAAGTCGTGTTTGAATGCCCAAGACAGATGCCTCCAGTCAACTATTCGACATGTAAACAAGCAATTACCAACTTTGGCAGGGGCCATGGTGTCTACTTCTGTGTGA
- the LOC131634379 gene encoding uncharacterized protein LOC131634379 isoform X4: MVSQFSAHDKSSTSMHLEELDDPKKFADEGVKVITWQEYVSRLHELKDEITRSWLADNRVTSLRLSIKVAKLMVDTSVSEFYSTLFVLVTDIMDMLGDLVWKRIKQKAEFTEDGALLCNLAENFEASDICADAKETCYNWFSKIGAVQDLLPRIYLELAILPCRRFLLDQPTDSLQRLVMMTRGLGDPVASAYCRLYMAHCAQKLPSHDIGYLVTCVNDLKVILTQTLATNESNLGSFQNNKKLQISLMEPTIEYIMKCIFIGLSQRRVNDVLSELGLMKNQQNFGTVSCVSLVLHHLLKELPIEVVSSNVVHILHLIEFNNDNSFPQHLNYRLLGFRLYEGKCPVDIVNAVLDKVMQVIAAYKNLDEYLKVIDAYADLILQNQMDNHLDIILRGISERASNGVTIDEMSSLQSLLVKLLSHFECLEDVFCLNHFPEILDILHGKSQDAVFLHILNMATRSGRIRDPTSIQLLFEISRTLHDNMEFINAKNDDSQVARSVSRFVQMVDYGAEMEHHLAFLVDCRASFGRFNELKETLVHSSNSLAILSLQCAKKDLSFFKSCVTFSEVTIPSISGQRQFDLFLETAEVAFLGGLVSHVDGLIDSGISCLHILDRVDGFRTPADVEGLVSSIRKLCGFLIMVPGNISLPITYFPNNLFSLISSQSWFDPKMKTQIFSAILLLLTTLSQKTLPYHANTQIPGNDMLYYGDSSYKQELDSLSKVVLENLLCAVQQEPSQPARGSMALEACNCIASSFMQSNELSSICHTLIGTAKSCLNAQDRCLQSTIRHVNKQLPTLAGAMVSTSV; the protein is encoded by the exons ATGGTGTCCCAATTCTCAGCACATGACAAATCTTCAACAAGTATGCACTTGGAGGAACTAGATGATCCTAAAAAATTTGCAGACGAGGGTGTCAAGGTGATTACTTGGCAGGAGTATGTTTCTCGACTACACGAGCTCAAAGATGAAATTACCCGCTCTTGGCTTGCTGATAACCGAGTAACATCCTTAAGGTTATCTATAAAG GTTGCTAAGCTTATGGTGGATACATCAGTATCTGAGTTTTATTCCACTCTATTTGTCCTTGTCACAGATATCATGGACATGCTTGGGGACTTAGTTTGGAAGCGCATAAAGCAGAAAGCAGAATTTACTGAAGATGGAGCTTTACTCTGCAACTTGGCAG AAAACTTTGAAGCCAGCGATATCTGCGCTGATGCCAAAGAAACTTGTTATAACTGGTTCAGCAAAATTGGTGCTGTGCAAGATCTTCTTCCACGCAT TTACTTGGAGCTGGCAATATTGCCTTGCCGGCGTTTTCTTCTCGACCAGCCTACTGACAGTCTCCAACGCTTAGTGATGATGACAAGAGGATTAGGAGATCCAGTGGCATCTGCATATTGCCGTCTATATATGGCTCATTGTGCTCAGAAGCTGCCATCACATGACATAG GCTATCTTGTTACTTGTGTTAATGATCTCAAAGTTATTTTGACACAAACCTTAGCTACCAATGAAAGTAATCTTGGAAGtttccaaaataacaaaaaattgcAAATCAGTCTTATGGAACCAACCATTGAGTACATTATGAAGTGTATATTTATTGGGTTATCTCAG AGACGAGTCAATGACGTTCTATCAGAGCTTGGATTAATGAAAAATCAACAGAATTTTGGGACTGTTTCATGTGTTTCGCTTGTTCTTCATCATTTACTGAAGGAACTCCCTATTGAAGTTGTCAGTTCAAATGTTGTGCATATCCTTCATCTAATTGAATTTAACAATGATAATTCCTTTCCACAG CACCTGAATTACAGATTGCTTGGGTTCAGGCTGTACGAAGGGAAATGCCCAGTTGACATTGTCAATGCCGTGTTAGATAAAGTTATGCAG GTTATTGCCGCATACAAGAATCTTGATGAGTACCTGAAAGTCATAGATGCTTATGCCGATCTTATACTTCAGAATCAAATG GataatcatttggacatcatttTGAGAGGCATTTCAGAGCGTGCTTCGAATGGAGTTACAATAGATGAAATGTCAAGCTTGCAATCTCTCTTGGTGAAACTTCTGTCTCATTTTGAGTGTTTGGAAGATGTGTTTTGTCTG AATCATTTTCCTGAAATCTTGGACATATTGCATGGGAAATCACAGGATGCtgtctttttgcacatccttaaTATGGCAACGAG GAGTGGCCGTATTAGGGACCCAACAAGCATACAGTTGCTTTTTGAAATTTCTCGGACTCTACATGATAATATGGAATTTATAAATGCAAAGAATGATGATAGCCAAGTGGCACGATCAGTATCTCGCTTTGTGCAAATG GTAGATTATGGAGCAGAGATGGAACACCATTTAGCATTTCTGGTTGATTGCCGGGCATCTTTTGGCAGATTCAATGAGCTTAAG GAAACTCTCGTTCACTCCAGCAATTCTTTAGCAATTCTGTCTTTGCAATGTGCTAAGAAAGATCTGAGTTTTTTCAAGTCATGTGTTACATTTAGTGAAGTTACAATACCTTCTATCTCTGGTCAGAGACAATTTGATCTTTTTCTAGAGACTGCAGAG GTAGCATTCTTAGGGGGCTTGGTTTCTCATGTAGATGGATTAATTGATTCTGGAATCAGCTGTTTGCATATCTTGGACAGAGTTGATG GCTTTCGAACTCCAGCTGATGTTGAAGGACTAGTTTCATCTATTAGAAAGCTGTGTGGCTTCTTAATTATGGTCCCAG GTAATATTAGTCTACCGATTACCTATTTCCCAAATAACTTATTTTCATTGATCAGCTCCCAATCATG GTTTGACCCAAAAATGAAGACACAGATTTTTTCTGCTATCCTATTATTATTGACAACTTTATCGCAAAAGACTCTGCCATATCATGCAAATACACAG ATACCTGGCAATGACATGTTATACTACGGGGATTCGTCTTACAagcaagaacttgattcattgtCAAAGGTTGTTCTTGAGAACCTACTTTGTGCCGTTCAACAAGAACCTTCCCAG CCTGCTCGAGGAAGTATGGCACTCGAAGCTTGCAATTGCATTGCATCATCTTTCATG CAAAGCAATGAACTGTCCTCTATTTGCCATACACTGATTGGAACAGCAAAGTCGTGTTTGAATGCCCAAGACAGATGCCTCCAGTCAACTATTCGACATGTAAACAAGCAATTACCAACTTTGGCAGGGGCCATGGTGTCTACTTCTGTGTGA
- the LOC131634379 gene encoding uncharacterized protein LOC131634379 isoform X1: MEFRPRDYKTENESHALPRARADAHPLSCPLPPLTQVNDAVVGGNADFYDPLRGGIDNDAKSTPLDPDNLSETSGDQPIKEWTSFRRLLMQRFPVSKMVSLSSMPDVLMRSGKSHDKSSTSMHLEELDDPKKFADEGVKVITWQEYVSRLHELKDEITRSWLADNRVTSLRLSIKVAKLMVDTSVSEFYSTLFVLVTDIMDMLGDLVWKRIKQKAEFTEDGALLCNLAENFEASDICADAKETCYNWFSKIGAVQDLLPRIYLELAILPCRRFLLDQPTDSLQRLVMMTRGLGDPVASAYCRLYMAHCAQKLPSHDIGYLVTCVNDLKVILTQTLATNESNLGSFQNNKKLQISLMEPTIEYIMKCIFIGLSQRRVNDVLSELGLMKNQQNFGTVSCVSLVLHHLLKELPIEVVSSNVVHILHLIEFNNDNSFPQHLNYRLLGFRLYEGKCPVDIVNAVLDKVMQVIAAYKNLDEYLKVIDAYADLILQNQMDNHLDIILRGISERASNGVTIDEMSSLQSLLVKLLSHFECLEDVFCLNHFPEILDILHGKSQDAVFLHILNMATRSGRIRDPTSIQLLFEISRTLHDNMEFINAKNDDSQVARSVSRFVQMVDYGAEMEHHLAFLVDCRASFGRFNELKETLVHSSNSLAILSLQCAKKDLSFFKSCVTFSEVTIPSISGQRQFDLFLETAEVAFLGGLVSHVDGLIDSGISCLHILDRVDGFRTPADVEGLVSSIRKLCGFLIMVPGNISLPITYFPNNLFSLISSQSWFDPKMKTQIFSAILLLLTTLSQKTLPYHANTQIPGNDMLYYGDSSYKQELDSLSKVVLENLLCAVQQEPSQPARGSMALEACNCIASSFMQSNELSSICHTLIGTAKSCLNAQDRCLQSTIRHVNKQLPTLAGAMVSTSV, encoded by the exons ATGGAGTTCAGACCTCGTGATTACAAAACTGAGAATGAATCTCACGCGCTTCCTCGCGCACGCGCCGACGCTCACCCTCTCTCTTGTCCACTTCCACCCCTTACACAG GTTAACGATGCTGTGGTTGGTGGGAATGCTGATTTCTATGATCCACTGAGGGGAGGAATTGATAATGATGCAAAATCTACTCCTCTTGATCCCGACAATTTGAGTGAAACTTCTGGTGATCAGCCAATAAAGGAATGGACCTCTTTCAGGAGACTACTTATGCAGAGGTTTCCTGTTTCAAAAATGGTCTCCCTTTCCTCA ATGCCCGATGTTTTAATGAGAAGTGGAAAAT CACATGACAAATCTTCAACAAGTATGCACTTGGAGGAACTAGATGATCCTAAAAAATTTGCAGACGAGGGTGTCAAGGTGATTACTTGGCAGGAGTATGTTTCTCGACTACACGAGCTCAAAGATGAAATTACCCGCTCTTGGCTTGCTGATAACCGAGTAACATCCTTAAGGTTATCTATAAAG GTTGCTAAGCTTATGGTGGATACATCAGTATCTGAGTTTTATTCCACTCTATTTGTCCTTGTCACAGATATCATGGACATGCTTGGGGACTTAGTTTGGAAGCGCATAAAGCAGAAAGCAGAATTTACTGAAGATGGAGCTTTACTCTGCAACTTGGCAG AAAACTTTGAAGCCAGCGATATCTGCGCTGATGCCAAAGAAACTTGTTATAACTGGTTCAGCAAAATTGGTGCTGTGCAAGATCTTCTTCCACGCAT TTACTTGGAGCTGGCAATATTGCCTTGCCGGCGTTTTCTTCTCGACCAGCCTACTGACAGTCTCCAACGCTTAGTGATGATGACAAGAGGATTAGGAGATCCAGTGGCATCTGCATATTGCCGTCTATATATGGCTCATTGTGCTCAGAAGCTGCCATCACATGACATAG GCTATCTTGTTACTTGTGTTAATGATCTCAAAGTTATTTTGACACAAACCTTAGCTACCAATGAAAGTAATCTTGGAAGtttccaaaataacaaaaaattgcAAATCAGTCTTATGGAACCAACCATTGAGTACATTATGAAGTGTATATTTATTGGGTTATCTCAG AGACGAGTCAATGACGTTCTATCAGAGCTTGGATTAATGAAAAATCAACAGAATTTTGGGACTGTTTCATGTGTTTCGCTTGTTCTTCATCATTTACTGAAGGAACTCCCTATTGAAGTTGTCAGTTCAAATGTTGTGCATATCCTTCATCTAATTGAATTTAACAATGATAATTCCTTTCCACAG CACCTGAATTACAGATTGCTTGGGTTCAGGCTGTACGAAGGGAAATGCCCAGTTGACATTGTCAATGCCGTGTTAGATAAAGTTATGCAG GTTATTGCCGCATACAAGAATCTTGATGAGTACCTGAAAGTCATAGATGCTTATGCCGATCTTATACTTCAGAATCAAATG GataatcatttggacatcatttTGAGAGGCATTTCAGAGCGTGCTTCGAATGGAGTTACAATAGATGAAATGTCAAGCTTGCAATCTCTCTTGGTGAAACTTCTGTCTCATTTTGAGTGTTTGGAAGATGTGTTTTGTCTG AATCATTTTCCTGAAATCTTGGACATATTGCATGGGAAATCACAGGATGCtgtctttttgcacatccttaaTATGGCAACGAG GAGTGGCCGTATTAGGGACCCAACAAGCATACAGTTGCTTTTTGAAATTTCTCGGACTCTACATGATAATATGGAATTTATAAATGCAAAGAATGATGATAGCCAAGTGGCACGATCAGTATCTCGCTTTGTGCAAATG GTAGATTATGGAGCAGAGATGGAACACCATTTAGCATTTCTGGTTGATTGCCGGGCATCTTTTGGCAGATTCAATGAGCTTAAG GAAACTCTCGTTCACTCCAGCAATTCTTTAGCAATTCTGTCTTTGCAATGTGCTAAGAAAGATCTGAGTTTTTTCAAGTCATGTGTTACATTTAGTGAAGTTACAATACCTTCTATCTCTGGTCAGAGACAATTTGATCTTTTTCTAGAGACTGCAGAG GTAGCATTCTTAGGGGGCTTGGTTTCTCATGTAGATGGATTAATTGATTCTGGAATCAGCTGTTTGCATATCTTGGACAGAGTTGATG GCTTTCGAACTCCAGCTGATGTTGAAGGACTAGTTTCATCTATTAGAAAGCTGTGTGGCTTCTTAATTATGGTCCCAG GTAATATTAGTCTACCGATTACCTATTTCCCAAATAACTTATTTTCATTGATCAGCTCCCAATCATG GTTTGACCCAAAAATGAAGACACAGATTTTTTCTGCTATCCTATTATTATTGACAACTTTATCGCAAAAGACTCTGCCATATCATGCAAATACACAG ATACCTGGCAATGACATGTTATACTACGGGGATTCGTCTTACAagcaagaacttgattcattgtCAAAGGTTGTTCTTGAGAACCTACTTTGTGCCGTTCAACAAGAACCTTCCCAG CCTGCTCGAGGAAGTATGGCACTCGAAGCTTGCAATTGCATTGCATCATCTTTCATG CAAAGCAATGAACTGTCCTCTATTTGCCATACACTGATTGGAACAGCAAAGTCGTGTTTGAATGCCCAAGACAGATGCCTCCAGTCAACTATTCGACATGTAAACAAGCAATTACCAACTTTGGCAGGGGCCATGGTGTCTACTTCTGTGTGA